One window of the Streptomyces sp. ITFR-21 genome contains the following:
- a CDS encoding AAA family ATPase, whose product MQFTVVEQGGRQPKGGRSRALLVRDGWNDFGFITMFHLVIYDEDGRRHGIGEVKIGELGMHPGLERSPEGPGRIVRVPAQFAALGERHFSVGQDDSYYERLRQLGDVVRTSVLRALNDIAFDGTIFGRVEHEKVTRESLMRFLKPSAVEEQFRRIAQGGVRVSGFEVAYEAPTPAGNGGKSVTLPFDVFPSSRPSTNIHVLIGRNSVGKSYLLNSLTRCVGDYQADPREVGRIIESDRGARSSFANLVSVTFSAFDEFPLLRDDSVAISYAYVGLKIPSAGRTPRVKTPGQLKKDFADSVEACLTGERADRWAKSLRTLQYSGSGFLDEVWLEDFKSTRSANTRRRKARQLFAGLSSGHKIVLLTMTRLVEHVTERSLVVLDEPESHLHPPLLAAFIRALSDLLTERNGLAVIATHSPVVLQEVPASCVWKLRRNGVHLVADRPTIQTFGENVGVLTHEIFGLEVTDSGFHRDLKSAVRRGLSYERILERFGGQLGGEAKAIVRSLIAVRASGEPLGEEGRL is encoded by the coding sequence GTGCAGTTCACAGTGGTGGAGCAGGGCGGACGACAGCCCAAGGGCGGGCGTTCCCGAGCCCTTCTCGTCAGAGACGGATGGAACGACTTCGGCTTCATCACCATGTTCCACCTGGTGATCTACGACGAAGACGGCCGCCGCCACGGGATCGGCGAGGTGAAGATCGGCGAGCTCGGGATGCACCCGGGCCTGGAGCGGAGCCCAGAGGGACCCGGCCGCATCGTCCGAGTACCAGCACAGTTCGCAGCACTGGGTGAACGCCATTTTTCCGTCGGACAGGACGACTCGTACTACGAACGTCTTCGCCAACTCGGTGACGTGGTCCGAACATCGGTACTCAGGGCGCTGAATGACATAGCTTTCGACGGGACGATCTTCGGCCGCGTTGAGCATGAGAAGGTGACACGAGAGTCGCTCATGCGATTCCTGAAGCCGAGCGCAGTCGAAGAGCAGTTTCGCCGCATTGCTCAGGGCGGCGTGAGAGTATCCGGATTCGAGGTGGCCTACGAGGCGCCCACCCCTGCCGGGAACGGTGGTAAGTCGGTGACTCTGCCCTTTGACGTATTCCCCAGCTCACGACCGTCAACGAACATCCACGTGCTCATCGGACGCAACAGCGTTGGCAAGTCCTACCTTTTGAACAGTCTGACACGCTGCGTCGGCGACTACCAGGCCGACCCGCGAGAGGTTGGCCGCATCATAGAATCCGATCGAGGTGCCCGCAGCTCCTTCGCGAACCTGGTCAGTGTCACCTTCAGCGCCTTCGACGAATTCCCGCTCCTTCGCGACGACTCTGTAGCGATCTCCTACGCCTACGTCGGGCTCAAAATCCCGTCCGCCGGTCGGACACCACGCGTCAAAACACCCGGACAACTGAAGAAAGACTTTGCCGACAGCGTCGAAGCCTGCCTGACCGGGGAACGTGCTGACCGATGGGCGAAATCCCTACGCACCTTGCAGTACTCCGGTAGCGGTTTCCTAGACGAAGTCTGGCTGGAAGACTTCAAGTCCACCCGAAGTGCCAACACCCGTCGACGCAAGGCACGACAGCTGTTTGCTGGTCTCAGCTCGGGACACAAGATCGTCCTATTGACCATGACCCGCCTGGTGGAACACGTCACAGAGCGCTCGCTCGTAGTCCTTGACGAGCCCGAATCCCATCTCCACCCGCCACTACTAGCTGCCTTCATACGAGCTCTGTCCGATCTCCTCACCGAGCGCAATGGGCTGGCAGTTATCGCCACACACTCGCCCGTCGTTCTCCAGGAAGTCCCAGCGTCCTGCGTATGGAAACTGCGCCGCAACGGAGTCCATCTCGTCGCCGACCGCCCAACCATTCAGACCTTCGGGGAGAATGTCGGCGTTCTTACCCACGAAATCTTCGGCCTGGAAGTCACTGACTCTGGCTTCCACCGCGACCTAAAATCTGCAGTGCGCCGGGGACTTTCATACGAGCGCATCCTCGAACGGTTCGGCGGTCAGTTGGGCGGCGAGGCCAAGGCCATCGTCCGGTCCCTCATCGCTGTCCGCGCCTCTGGCGAACCTCTGGGCGAGGAGGGCCGACTCTGA
- a CDS encoding DUF1156 domain-containing protein: MRDSSDKRLIEDVIPIDVISRTSASEKVGGRVGHPASLHLWWARRPLAASRAAVYAALAPAEGRTRTLDEESSFFEALCTWGADDHAIRTARSEVLAASEDGPPKVVDLFSGGGAIPLEALRLGCEVTANELNPVAHLIERTLMEFPQNYPGLAGDVRQWGKTWVDSAWDDLRDFYPTVDGATGQRFLADGETERRLPLAYLWTRTVRCPNPAEPEHDAHLVRQTWLGRKKNRFVALKPIVDRDVLSLSYEVVTAATEADLGFDPAEGSRGGEVTCRICGAPVTSKHVKDEARAGRMGTAPLAALAAKPSRRGRDYLAVGEYQLPDDAECLKRLEELPIEPLNEPLPGTMRITGGTCMVYGFSQYRDLFTPRQLLALSTLAAGIRTVHDRACAEGMDPGRAAALSTALAMALNRVADRLSSLCRLDTKNEGGTNTFARQALPMVWDFYEANPFAGASGDVRKYLKETADLIEKLATLPNSATCVRGSAASLPLPNDSQDAVITDPPYYDNISYADLSDFFYVWLKRSVGFLYPTDLGGELTPKRNEAVVAAYRHSGSKSDARRHYEDLMERAFKEAHRVLKPGAPLVCVYAHKTTSGWSSLVESLRTAGFTITEAWPLDTEMPERAVGRGTASLASSIFLVARKRRPDAGVGSEAEVMAELGQIILERRARLEELGITGSDLVIATVGAGLRALTRYERVEQDNGEVLPAERFLEMVQSRVLDEIVEGLAGTDPVTRYYLAAQFSYGYAAVPFDEANNLARMAGANLDGSGGLTAGPNPLVSKVKSTVVLRDFEDRGDDGRLGQPDSEASGTMPLYEMESSVAPPLIDVAHAVLWRAEHRPAEIRPYLMSVNVDVVALRQVIMTLSGRALRSSSNATKSRESSAAERLLVSWRSIVGERGLI; this comes from the coding sequence GTGCGCGACAGTAGTGACAAGCGGCTCATCGAAGATGTCATCCCGATCGACGTCATCAGCCGAACTAGTGCCAGCGAGAAAGTGGGGGGCCGCGTCGGACATCCGGCTTCACTCCACCTCTGGTGGGCTCGCCGGCCGCTCGCAGCCTCCCGCGCCGCAGTGTACGCAGCCCTGGCGCCGGCGGAGGGTCGGACCCGGACTCTTGATGAGGAGTCAAGCTTCTTCGAAGCTCTGTGCACTTGGGGAGCTGATGACCACGCCATTCGTACGGCGCGAAGCGAAGTTCTCGCTGCGAGCGAGGACGGCCCGCCGAAAGTCGTTGACCTCTTCTCCGGCGGAGGTGCCATCCCCCTGGAAGCGCTGCGTCTGGGGTGCGAGGTCACGGCTAACGAGCTGAACCCGGTGGCTCACCTCATCGAGCGAACCCTCATGGAGTTTCCGCAAAACTACCCCGGGCTCGCAGGCGACGTCCGTCAGTGGGGCAAGACATGGGTCGATTCCGCCTGGGACGATCTGCGTGACTTCTACCCTACGGTCGACGGCGCAACGGGTCAGCGATTCCTTGCCGACGGAGAGACCGAGCGGCGCCTCCCCCTGGCGTACCTCTGGACGCGCACCGTGCGCTGCCCCAATCCGGCGGAGCCCGAACATGACGCCCACCTTGTGCGACAGACCTGGCTTGGCCGGAAGAAGAACCGGTTCGTTGCCCTCAAGCCCATAGTCGACCGCGACGTGCTCTCGCTGAGCTACGAGGTCGTCACGGCGGCAACTGAAGCCGACCTCGGCTTTGACCCCGCTGAAGGCTCCCGGGGCGGCGAAGTCACTTGCCGCATTTGCGGTGCTCCAGTCACGAGCAAACACGTCAAGGACGAGGCGAGAGCCGGTCGCATGGGAACGGCCCCGCTCGCTGCCCTTGCAGCAAAACCGAGCCGTCGGGGACGCGACTACCTTGCCGTTGGCGAGTACCAACTCCCGGACGACGCGGAGTGTCTGAAGCGCCTGGAAGAACTGCCGATCGAGCCCCTCAACGAACCGCTTCCCGGGACCATGCGTATCACCGGCGGCACGTGCATGGTCTACGGATTCTCCCAGTACCGTGACCTCTTCACCCCTAGGCAACTTCTTGCGCTAAGCACCCTGGCCGCAGGCATCCGCACTGTCCATGACAGGGCCTGCGCCGAGGGCATGGACCCGGGGCGTGCCGCTGCACTCTCCACAGCCCTGGCAATGGCGCTGAACCGGGTAGCCGATCGGCTGTCGAGCCTGTGCCGCCTCGACACGAAGAATGAAGGCGGAACGAATACTTTCGCCCGCCAAGCACTGCCGATGGTCTGGGATTTCTACGAAGCTAACCCCTTTGCAGGCGCTTCGGGGGACGTACGCAAGTACCTCAAAGAGACCGCCGACCTCATCGAAAAACTGGCGACTCTCCCGAATTCGGCCACATGCGTGCGAGGTTCTGCCGCATCCCTGCCGCTTCCCAATGACTCTCAAGATGCGGTTATCACTGACCCGCCCTACTACGACAACATATCCTATGCTGATCTCTCCGACTTCTTCTATGTCTGGCTAAAACGGTCTGTGGGATTCCTCTACCCCACAGATCTCGGTGGTGAGTTGACACCGAAGAGGAACGAGGCCGTGGTCGCTGCCTACCGTCACTCCGGTAGTAAAAGCGATGCCCGCCGACACTACGAAGACCTCATGGAAAGGGCTTTCAAGGAAGCTCACCGGGTACTCAAGCCCGGCGCTCCTCTTGTCTGCGTCTACGCGCACAAGACCACCTCGGGGTGGTCCAGCTTGGTCGAATCGCTCAGGACCGCTGGCTTCACCATCACGGAGGCATGGCCGCTCGACACCGAGATGCCGGAGAGGGCAGTAGGCCGCGGAACAGCCAGCCTGGCCTCCTCCATCTTCCTCGTCGCGCGCAAGCGCAGACCTGACGCAGGGGTGGGTAGCGAAGCCGAAGTCATGGCCGAGCTCGGCCAGATCATCCTGGAGCGACGTGCACGGCTTGAGGAACTCGGCATCACAGGCTCCGACCTGGTCATCGCCACCGTCGGGGCCGGACTACGCGCACTGACCCGGTACGAGCGCGTCGAGCAGGACAACGGCGAGGTACTGCCCGCTGAGCGGTTCCTGGAGATGGTCCAGAGCCGGGTCCTCGATGAGATCGTCGAGGGACTGGCTGGCACCGACCCTGTCACCCGCTACTACTTGGCAGCCCAGTTCTCCTATGGATACGCGGCCGTCCCCTTCGATGAGGCCAACAACCTTGCCCGGATGGCTGGAGCTAACCTCGATGGGTCCGGGGGCCTGACAGCAGGTCCCAATCCCCTCGTGTCCAAGGTCAAGTCCACCGTTGTCTTGAGAGACTTCGAAGACCGCGGGGACGACGGACGTTTGGGGCAGCCAGACTCCGAAGCCAGTGGGACGATGCCGCTCTACGAGATGGAGTCGTCCGTCGCACCCCCCCTGATCGATGTAGCGCATGCTGTGCTCTGGCGTGCAGAGCATCGTCCCGCAGAGATTCGGCCCTACCTGATGTCGGTAAACGTTGATGTCGTCGCACTCCGCCAGGTCATTATGACCTTGTCGGGCCGGGCGCTGCGTTCCAGTTCAAACGCAACGAAGAGCCGCGAGTCGAGTGCAGCCGAGCGATTGCTGGTGTCGTGGAGGTCGATCGTCGGTGAACGCGGCCTGATCTGA
- a CDS encoding helicase-related protein, which produces MDDAGERAKNRLITLDGHFAHPVRVEHVEPIGRGVFLVRVRHSNGAPDETQVLESELEAALARVPPTPELANPQDLFLWVESQRIKHAFAHDPLFAVSMSGVRGLPHQIEGVYRHMLPQPRLRFVLADDPGAGKTIMAGLLLKELKLRGAVERILILSPAPLTTQWQDEMIDKFDEQFEIVSGDQVRHQLGQSPWERFPLAISSIDFAKRDDVRDELLRSQWDLVIVDEAHKASAFTKRGRDERVVKTKRYLLVEGVAQQSDRLLLLTATPHSGDEDRFTRFLGLLDPDQFSTPDLVKKQISNDGNPYFLRRQKEDLVDEQNHALFVERHVRTQPFQLSTAEFVLYQDVTDYVNTYLGSSGGSRGNAVALARTVLQRRLASSLGAIRSSLAKRADRLNDLIDQLSTMAPAERSRRLATLGRMPASSDFEDDGEAESEDIDELVDDALATEVSSAEQISQLRTEVSELRKLVSHADRVRAQGDERKLVALRDCLARAEFEELRDGRGKLLIFTEHRDTLNYLEANLRGQGYSVCTIHGGHSPAERKKIQHDFRQTKQICIATEAAGEGINLQFCHLMINYDLPWNPVRLEQRMGRVHRIGQSADCWIFNFCATNTVEGELLAGLHARLEAMRADLDGRVYDVIGELLTINGIDFERLVKETLANPTRANRDAAVAAINRLNSEKLAEYERDTGIALAKKYVDIDWVRGQNFLSDERRLMPEYAEAFFLRAASRQRLRVERRADQLLRIEHVPVALRSEDLAAVKRRGRPESEYRKLTFRKEERSRVENEDAVLCSPGHPLFAALAESLERDLAAENVPQSAAAFVDPGARAPYFVHLFAYEVVGEDVHGASELVFAEVVAVIEDRDGLHRGPADVLHTLTPAPPEEAHKAARLTPDQIKTLTDWLRVEVQLSRSTAERNNRLDQAKLRGSYLEEAMNAQKRRLESRWDTYDARVAAGDDSYRLQRDNAARQLKELQRRRASKLESLNRLGVVRSGKVTHLGSASVVPPRAPEHPDIDVMRANSKEVEDAAIAVAMAFEVEQGWDPEYLGHLMDGSGFDVRSTRTLPDGDTQVRRIEVKGRGSASGDVGLYRTEWYAAQRWAAGFWLYVVYSATTNPVLMRVRDPFHTLPNVSEIRQVTGYRVPGASIRAHAVVETRAAEREE; this is translated from the coding sequence GTGGATGATGCAGGCGAGCGGGCCAAGAATCGCTTGATCACGCTCGATGGTCATTTTGCGCATCCTGTGAGAGTGGAGCACGTCGAGCCCATCGGGAGGGGCGTGTTTCTCGTCAGGGTCCGCCACTCCAACGGCGCGCCGGACGAGACCCAGGTACTGGAGTCGGAACTTGAGGCGGCGCTTGCCCGGGTCCCTCCGACACCGGAGCTCGCCAACCCACAGGATCTGTTCTTGTGGGTGGAGTCCCAGCGCATCAAGCACGCGTTCGCTCACGACCCTCTATTCGCTGTCTCCATGAGTGGCGTTCGTGGCCTTCCCCATCAGATCGAGGGGGTGTACCGGCACATGCTGCCGCAGCCCAGGTTACGTTTCGTGCTCGCGGATGACCCTGGCGCCGGCAAGACGATCATGGCCGGACTTCTGCTTAAGGAGCTGAAACTCCGAGGTGCAGTAGAGCGGATCTTGATCTTGAGTCCCGCCCCGCTGACCACGCAGTGGCAGGATGAAATGATCGACAAGTTCGATGAGCAGTTCGAGATAGTCTCGGGCGATCAAGTGCGTCATCAGCTGGGGCAGAGTCCATGGGAGCGTTTCCCCCTGGCCATAAGCAGCATCGACTTCGCCAAACGTGATGACGTGCGGGACGAACTGCTGCGCTCACAATGGGATTTGGTCATCGTTGATGAGGCGCACAAGGCTTCGGCATTCACTAAGCGCGGCCGGGATGAGCGGGTTGTCAAGACAAAACGCTACCTCTTGGTGGAGGGTGTAGCGCAGCAGTCGGATCGATTGCTGCTTCTCACGGCGACGCCTCACTCAGGAGACGAGGACCGTTTCACTCGTTTCCTGGGCCTCCTGGATCCCGATCAGTTCTCGACGCCTGATCTCGTGAAGAAGCAGATTTCAAACGACGGGAATCCGTATTTCCTGCGGCGTCAGAAAGAGGACCTTGTCGACGAGCAGAACCACGCATTGTTCGTCGAGAGGCACGTCCGGACTCAGCCCTTTCAGCTCTCAACCGCTGAGTTTGTCTTATATCAAGACGTTACTGATTACGTCAATACCTATCTGGGATCGAGCGGAGGATCTCGGGGCAACGCGGTAGCGCTGGCGCGCACTGTCCTCCAGCGTCGTCTCGCATCAAGCCTGGGAGCCATCAGGTCCTCACTGGCTAAGCGGGCCGACCGACTGAATGATCTGATCGATCAACTGAGCACCATGGCACCCGCCGAACGGTCCAGGCGCCTGGCGACATTGGGGCGCATGCCGGCGAGTTCGGACTTCGAAGACGACGGAGAAGCCGAGTCGGAAGACATTGACGAACTCGTCGATGATGCCCTAGCCACAGAAGTCAGCAGCGCAGAGCAAATCTCCCAGTTGCGCACCGAGGTGAGCGAACTCCGCAAGCTTGTCTCTCATGCGGACAGAGTTCGAGCCCAAGGGGACGAGCGGAAACTGGTAGCCTTGCGGGACTGCCTTGCTAGGGCGGAGTTCGAGGAACTGCGAGATGGCCGCGGAAAGCTCCTCATTTTCACCGAGCACCGCGACACTCTGAATTACCTGGAGGCAAATCTCCGCGGACAGGGCTACTCGGTGTGCACCATCCATGGCGGCCACTCGCCCGCGGAGCGGAAGAAAATCCAGCATGACTTCCGGCAAACCAAACAGATCTGCATAGCGACGGAGGCGGCTGGCGAGGGCATCAACCTCCAGTTCTGCCATCTGATGATCAACTATGACCTTCCCTGGAACCCGGTACGCCTTGAGCAGCGCATGGGTCGAGTGCACCGGATCGGGCAGAGCGCTGACTGCTGGATCTTCAATTTCTGCGCCACCAACACGGTCGAAGGCGAGTTGCTGGCGGGTCTTCACGCGCGACTTGAAGCGATGCGCGCCGATCTCGACGGCCGCGTCTATGACGTGATCGGTGAGCTCCTCACCATCAACGGCATCGACTTCGAACGGCTCGTCAAGGAGACACTAGCCAACCCGACCCGAGCGAACAGGGACGCGGCGGTCGCAGCGATCAACCGGCTCAACTCTGAGAAGCTGGCCGAGTACGAGAGGGACACAGGCATCGCCCTCGCGAAGAAGTACGTCGACATCGACTGGGTGCGCGGCCAGAACTTTCTCTCCGACGAGCGCCGTCTCATGCCTGAGTACGCAGAGGCGTTCTTCCTGCGTGCTGCCAGTCGCCAGCGTCTCCGTGTGGAGCGCAGAGCAGACCAACTGCTGCGAATCGAGCACGTTCCCGTCGCGCTGCGGAGCGAAGATCTCGCGGCCGTCAAGCGCCGGGGTCGTCCAGAATCTGAATACCGCAAGCTCACCTTCAGGAAAGAAGAGCGGAGTCGCGTCGAGAACGAGGACGCTGTGCTCTGCTCGCCGGGCCACCCGCTGTTCGCGGCGCTCGCGGAGTCGCTTGAGCGTGATCTTGCTGCAGAAAACGTCCCCCAGAGCGCCGCGGCGTTCGTGGACCCCGGCGCTCGAGCCCCCTACTTCGTGCACCTGTTCGCCTACGAGGTGGTAGGCGAAGACGTCCACGGTGCCTCGGAACTTGTGTTCGCCGAAGTTGTGGCGGTGATAGAGGACCGCGACGGCCTCCATCGAGGCCCGGCTGACGTACTTCACACCCTCACACCTGCACCCCCCGAGGAGGCGCATAAGGCGGCCCGTCTCACGCCAGATCAGATCAAAACGCTGACCGACTGGTTGAGGGTGGAGGTCCAGTTGTCACGGAGCACAGCAGAGCGGAACAACCGGCTCGATCAAGCCAAACTCCGGGGCTCGTACCTGGAGGAGGCGATGAATGCTCAGAAGCGCCGCCTGGAGAGCCGATGGGACACCTACGATGCCAGGGTCGCTGCAGGCGATGACTCCTACCGGCTCCAGCGGGACAACGCGGCGCGGCAGCTCAAAGAGCTGCAACGTCGCCGAGCCTCCAAGCTGGAGTCGTTGAATCGCCTTGGGGTCGTCCGCTCAGGGAAGGTGACGCACCTCGGCTCGGCCTCCGTGGTGCCACCCCGGGCACCCGAGCATCCTGACATCGACGTTATGCGAGCCAACAGCAAGGAAGTTGAAGATGCCGCGATCGCGGTCGCCATGGCTTTCGAGGTGGAGCAGGGCTGGGATCCCGAGTACCTCGGACACCTGATGGACGGCAGCGGCTTCGACGTTCGCTCGACGCGCACGCTTCCCGATGGCGACACGCAGGTCCGCAGGATCGAGGTGAAGGGCCGCGGCTCCGCCTCGGGTGATGTTGGCCTGTACCGGACCGAGTGGTACGCCGCTCAGCGTTGGGCTGCGGGCTTCTGGCTGTATGTCGTCTACAGCGCGACGACGAACCCTGTACTGATGAGGGTGCGAGATCCGTTCCACACGCTGCCCAATGTGTCTGAAATCCGGCAGGTCACTGGCTACCGCGTACCAGGCGCTAGCATCCGAGCTCACGCGGTTGTAGAGACAAGAGCTGCGGAGCGAGAGGAATAG
- a CDS encoding HNH endonuclease — protein MEALEEDVTNAADRFEAAATTAALHTLTDLKTKPSDRADRDELTKNYTQRMARKGTPGKDEYDKIKSATPFGRCPLCGHRDVETIDHQLPKKAYPLLAVVPANLVPACRSCNTVKGESEPKIAEDQTLHPYFDDIGKEQWLFATVHEVAPAFLEFFIVPPPAWDNVLTKRALGHFHKFGLASLYGSQAAQEMSGLRHILKRKVPSTVGEYLRDEAMGLAEASPNLWRTAMYQALAENSWYVDGGFAID, from the coding sequence TTGGAAGCACTGGAAGAGGACGTAACCAACGCGGCCGACCGTTTCGAAGCCGCAGCGACGACGGCCGCTCTCCACACACTGACGGACCTCAAGACCAAGCCCTCAGATCGTGCCGACAGAGATGAGCTGACGAAGAACTACACGCAGCGCATGGCGCGAAAGGGCACTCCGGGGAAAGACGAGTACGACAAGATAAAATCCGCAACCCCGTTCGGGCGCTGTCCTCTGTGCGGTCACCGCGACGTAGAAACCATCGACCACCAACTGCCGAAGAAGGCGTACCCCCTGCTGGCCGTAGTGCCGGCCAACCTAGTTCCCGCCTGCCGGAGTTGCAATACGGTCAAAGGTGAGAGCGAACCGAAGATCGCCGAGGATCAAACTCTCCATCCCTACTTTGACGACATCGGCAAGGAGCAGTGGCTCTTTGCGACCGTCCACGAAGTCGCCCCCGCTTTCCTCGAGTTCTTCATAGTGCCGCCCCCGGCGTGGGACAACGTTCTGACCAAACGCGCCCTTGGGCACTTCCACAAATTCGGGCTGGCGTCACTGTATGGGTCCCAAGCCGCCCAAGAGATGAGCGGTCTCCGGCACATCCTGAAACGCAAAGTCCCCTCCACGGTCGGCGAGTATCTGCGCGACGAGGCTATGGGGTTGGCTGAGGCTAGTCCCAATCTATGGCGAACTGCGATGTACCAGGCACTCGCCGAGAACTCCTGGTATGTCGACGGTGGCTTCGCCATAGATTAA